In Burkholderia sp. GAS332, one DNA window encodes the following:
- a CDS encoding protein of unknown function (manually curated), with the protein MQPEREALESLIYEMYQTWGRALGIMFELVRWETHVTPAFGSDPQAVINSQIGDNYDVFIGILWARFGTPTPRAASGTMEEFERAYARVQAGANNPEIMFYFKEAAVPISKIDPEQLKKVQNFRGSLPEKGGVYATFEDLPGFSASVRVHLSSLAQKFSRDHASLPQVDSPQPRETLTAEIKAEDELGFLDYVEISDARIEDMVATMELISEATVRMGSQFEGHMRETTRLATAGPDTKSAKRLIKRCADDMQAYAGILKNQTPILAANREAAFDALSNSLTLHRELGTADTSNLRALNDAIEQLRSNLAVPTESMKAFRETAASFPRMTSDLNKAKRLVVEQIDALIEEFDKTDSTATNILLSMAQML; encoded by the coding sequence GTGCAGCCAGAACGTGAAGCGCTTGAGAGTCTTATTTATGAGATGTACCAGACATGGGGCAGGGCGCTGGGAATAATGTTCGAATTGGTGCGCTGGGAGACGCATGTGACTCCCGCGTTTGGAAGTGACCCGCAGGCCGTTATAAACAGTCAGATCGGCGACAATTACGATGTCTTCATTGGCATCCTTTGGGCGCGGTTCGGTACACCAACTCCGCGTGCCGCCTCGGGCACTATGGAGGAATTTGAACGTGCTTATGCGCGCGTGCAAGCTGGAGCCAACAACCCAGAGATCATGTTTTACTTCAAAGAGGCCGCTGTCCCGATATCAAAGATTGATCCCGAGCAGCTAAAAAAAGTACAGAACTTCCGAGGTTCGCTGCCGGAAAAAGGCGGTGTTTACGCAACTTTCGAAGACTTGCCGGGCTTTTCCGCCTCTGTTCGCGTGCATTTGTCATCCTTGGCGCAGAAGTTTTCTCGAGACCATGCGTCGCTACCACAGGTGGACTCGCCGCAACCGAGGGAAACGCTGACGGCCGAAATTAAGGCAGAGGACGAATTAGGTTTTCTCGACTACGTTGAGATTTCCGACGCGCGTATCGAGGATATGGTTGCAACTATGGAATTGATATCGGAGGCAACCGTGCGCATGGGATCGCAGTTTGAAGGTCACATGCGCGAGACAACAAGGCTAGCAACTGCCGGCCCGGACACAAAATCTGCAAAACGACTAATCAAGCGGTGTGCCGACGACATGCAGGCGTACGCCGGAATTCTGAAAAATCAGACACCTATCCTCGCAGCCAATAGAGAGGCGGCGTTCGACGCGCTGAGCAATTCGCTCACACTACATCGAGAACTCGGCACGGCAGACACTTCCAATCTTCGCGCGCTCAATGATGCAATCGAACAACTCCGGTCCAACTTGGCGGTGCCGACTGAATCAATGAAGGCATTCAGGGAGACCGCTGCGAGTTTTCCAAGAATGACGAGCGACCTGAACAAGGCGAAACGACTTGTTGTGGAGCAAATTGATGCTCTGATCGAGGAGTTCGACAAAACTGACAGTACTGCAACTAATATCCTGCTGTCGATGGCGCAAATGCTTTAA
- a CDS encoding chorismate mutase — translation MDDELNTRLKPLRERIDALDAQLIALLNQRAAVALEVGEVKKHFNAPVFRPEREQQVIARLQDMSDGPLASEHISAIWREIMAASRALEKTIKAAYLGPVGTYSEQAMHEYFGQSIEGLPCPSIDEVFRSVEAGAAEFGVVPVENSTEGAVSRTLDLLLQTQLTIGGELALPIHHNLLTLNGGLTGVTRVCAHAQALAQCQRWLATNAPHLERQAVSSNAEAARMAAEDPTVAAIAGDRAATHYGLQVAYALIQDDPHNRTRFVMIGKERTGVSGHDQTSLIVSVANEPGAVFKLLEPLARHSVSMTRFESRPARVGTWEYYFYIDVEGHRDEPAVAAALTELGQKAAFLKILGSYPRAR, via the coding sequence ATGGACGACGAACTCAATACCCGACTCAAACCCCTTCGCGAACGCATCGACGCGCTCGACGCGCAACTCATCGCGCTCCTCAATCAGCGCGCCGCGGTGGCGCTTGAAGTGGGCGAGGTCAAGAAGCATTTCAACGCGCCGGTGTTCCGTCCGGAGCGCGAGCAGCAGGTGATCGCACGCCTGCAGGATATGAGCGACGGCCCACTGGCCAGCGAGCATATCAGCGCGATCTGGCGCGAGATCATGGCCGCGAGCCGCGCGCTCGAAAAGACCATCAAGGCCGCGTATCTCGGTCCGGTCGGCACGTATAGCGAACAGGCGATGCATGAGTACTTCGGTCAGTCGATCGAAGGTCTGCCGTGCCCGTCGATCGACGAAGTATTCCGCTCGGTCGAAGCAGGCGCCGCCGAATTCGGCGTCGTGCCGGTTGAGAATTCGACCGAAGGCGCAGTGTCGCGCACGCTCGATCTGCTGCTGCAAACCCAGCTCACGATCGGCGGCGAACTGGCCTTGCCGATTCACCACAATCTCCTGACGCTGAACGGCGGTCTCACCGGCGTGACGCGGGTGTGCGCGCACGCGCAGGCGCTCGCCCAGTGCCAGCGCTGGCTCGCGACCAATGCGCCGCATCTCGAGCGTCAGGCGGTGTCGAGCAATGCCGAAGCCGCGCGCATGGCCGCGGAAGATCCGACTGTCGCTGCGATCGCCGGCGATCGCGCCGCGACGCATTACGGTCTGCAGGTCGCGTATGCGCTGATCCAAGACGATCCGCACAACCGCACGCGTTTCGTGATGATCGGCAAGGAGCGCACCGGCGTCAGCGGGCACGACCAGACGTCGTTGATCGTGTCGGTGGCGAACGAGCCGGGCGCCGTGTTCAAGTTGCTGGAGCCGTTGGCGCGCCATAGCGTATCGATGACCCGTTTCGAGTCGCGCCCGGCGCGCGTCGGCACGTGGGAGTACTACTTCTATATCGACGTAGAAGGCCATCGCGATGAGCCGGCAGTCGCCGCCGCGCTGACCGAGCTCGGCCAGAAGGCCGCGTTCCTGAAGATACTCGGCTCGTATCCGCGCGCCCGTTGA
- a CDS encoding phosphoglycolate phosphatase, with product MSDPTPLPQREDNDNALGLCTAVLFDLDGTLADTAPDLAAAVNKMRHDRSLEMVPLENLRPLASAGARGLIGGAFGIGPEDHEFASMRAEFLANYEADLCIETVLFPGIPALLDDLDARGVRWGIVTNKAARLTEPLIAQLGLEERAGCVVSGDTTPHSKPHPAPLLHAARELDVVPERIVYVGDDLRDVQAGFAAGMKTIAAAYGYCGNDIPPTKWHAQHVVHSPAELLQLLRDIG from the coding sequence ATGAGCGATCCCACGCCCCTGCCCCAACGCGAAGACAACGACAACGCGCTCGGTCTTTGCACGGCTGTCCTGTTCGACCTCGACGGCACGCTGGCCGACACCGCGCCCGACCTGGCGGCTGCCGTCAACAAAATGCGCCATGATCGCAGCCTCGAGATGGTGCCGCTCGAAAACCTGCGGCCGCTGGCGTCCGCGGGCGCGCGCGGGCTGATCGGCGGGGCCTTCGGCATCGGCCCTGAGGATCACGAGTTCGCATCGATGCGCGCGGAGTTTCTCGCCAACTACGAAGCGGACTTGTGCATCGAGACCGTGCTGTTTCCCGGCATCCCCGCATTGCTCGACGATCTCGACGCACGGGGCGTGCGCTGGGGCATCGTGACAAACAAGGCGGCAAGGCTCACCGAGCCGCTGATCGCCCAGCTCGGCCTCGAAGAGCGCGCGGGCTGCGTGGTGAGCGGCGACACGACTCCCCATTCGAAGCCGCACCCCGCGCCCTTGCTGCACGCGGCGCGCGAGCTGGATGTGGTGCCGGAGCGCATTGTCTACGTCGGCGACGATCTGCGTGATGTGCAGGCGGGTTTCGCAGCCGGCATGAAGACCATTGCGGCCGCCTACGGCTACTGCGGCAACGACATTCCGCCGACGAAATGGCACGCGCAGCATGTCGTGCACTCGCCCGCTGAATTGCTGCAACTGCTGCGCGATATCGGTTGA
- a CDS encoding 3-demethylubiquinone-9 3-methyltransferase, with translation MTNADPHELQKFSDLAHRWWDPNAEFKPLHELNPIRLSWIDAHAHLAGKTVLDIGCGGGILTESMAGLGAHVKGIDLSSQALGVADLHSLESGVTVNYEEIAAEALAAREPGTYDVVTCMEMLEHVPEPAAIVEACKTLVKPGGWVFFSTLNRNVKSYLFAVIGAEYIARMLPKGTHDYARFIRPSELASFVRAAGLRTTDIKGIVYNPLSKHFTLSADSSVNYMLACRRDA, from the coding sequence ATGACCAACGCCGATCCCCACGAACTGCAGAAATTTAGCGACCTCGCGCATCGTTGGTGGGACCCGAACGCCGAATTCAAACCACTGCATGAACTCAATCCAATTCGCCTGAGCTGGATCGACGCGCACGCGCATCTCGCTGGTAAAACCGTGCTGGATATCGGCTGCGGCGGCGGCATTCTGACGGAGTCGATGGCAGGATTGGGCGCGCACGTGAAGGGAATCGACCTGTCGAGCCAGGCCCTCGGTGTGGCGGATCTTCACAGCCTTGAAAGCGGTGTAACCGTCAATTACGAAGAAATCGCCGCGGAAGCACTCGCCGCCCGCGAACCGGGCACTTACGACGTCGTCACCTGCATGGAAATGCTCGAGCACGTGCCCGAACCGGCCGCCATCGTCGAAGCATGCAAGACGCTGGTGAAACCAGGCGGCTGGGTGTTCTTCTCCACACTGAACCGCAATGTGAAGTCGTATCTGTTCGCGGTGATCGGCGCCGAATATATCGCGCGGATGCTGCCCAAGGGCACGCACGATTACGCGCGCTTCATCCGCCCGTCGGAATTGGCGAGCTTCGTGCGCGCCGCCGGCCTGCGCACGACCGACATCAAAGGCATCGTTTATAACCCGCTCAGCAAGCATTTCACGCTGTCCGCCGACTCGAGCGTGAACTACATGCTCGCCTGCCGCCGCGACGCCTGA
- a CDS encoding OmpA-OmpF porin, OOP family — protein MNKLSKLAFIAATAVMAASAMAQSVPASRQATNDNWVNGTGEYVWMNGTNELCWRDAFWTPATANAKCDGALVAQAPTPPAPVAPAPAITSQKITYQADALFDFDKAILKPGGKEKLDDLASKIGALNLEVVVATGYTDRIGSDKYNDRLSLRRAQAVKAYLVSKGIESNRIYTEGKGKRNPVTTGCNQKNRKQLIACLAPDRRVEVEVVGTSKQ, from the coding sequence ATGAATAAACTTTCAAAGCTCGCGTTCATTGCAGCTACCGCAGTTATGGCTGCATCCGCCATGGCGCAATCGGTGCCGGCGTCGCGACAAGCTACGAACGACAACTGGGTGAATGGTACCGGCGAATACGTGTGGATGAACGGCACGAACGAGCTTTGCTGGCGCGATGCATTCTGGACGCCGGCAACGGCCAACGCTAAGTGCGATGGCGCCCTGGTTGCCCAGGCTCCGACCCCGCCGGCTCCGGTCGCACCTGCACCGGCTATTACGAGCCAAAAGATTACGTATCAAGCTGACGCTCTGTTCGACTTCGACAAGGCTATCCTGAAGCCGGGCGGCAAGGAAAAGCTGGACGATCTGGCATCGAAGATCGGCGCGCTGAACCTGGAAGTCGTGGTTGCTACGGGTTACACGGACCGCATCGGTTCGGACAAGTACAACGACCGTCTGTCGCTGCGTCGCGCTCAAGCTGTCAAGGCATACCTGGTCAGCAAGGGCATCGAATCCAACCGTATCTATACGGAAGGCAAGGGCAAGCGCAACCCGGTCACGACCGGTTGCAACCAGAAGAACCGCAAGCAACTTATCGCCTGCCTCGCACCGGATCGTCGCGTGGAAGTCGAAGTTGTCGGTACTTCGAAGCAGTAA
- a CDS encoding DNA gyrase subunit A, with protein sequence MRRSYLDYAMSVIVGRALPDVRDGLKPVHRRVLYAMHELNNDWNRAYKKSARIVGDVIGKYHPHGDTAVYDTIVRMAQNFSLRYMLVDGQGNFGSVDGDNAAAMRYTEIRMAKIGHELLADIDKETVDFTPNYDGSENEPAILPARIPNLLINGSSGIAVGMATNIPPHNLNEVVDACQHLLKNPEATIDELIEIIPAPDFPTAGIIYGVAGVRDGYRTGRGRVVMRALTHFEEIDRGQRMSIIVDELPYQVNKRSLLERIAELVNEKKLEGISDIRDESDKSGMRVVIELKRGEVPEVVLNNLYKATQLQDTFGMNMVALVDGQPKLLNLKEMLACFLSHRREVLTRRTVYELRKARERGHVLEGLAVALANIDEFIAIIKAAPTPPIAKQELMARPWDSSLVREMLSRAETENASAGGREAYRPDGLNPSFGMQSDGLYRLSDTQAQEILQMRLQRLTGLEQDKIIGEYREVMAQIADLLDILARPERITAIIVDELTSIKAEFGDARRSKIELNATELNTEDLITPQEMVVTMSHAGYVKSQPLSEYSAQKRGGRGKQATAMKEDDWIDTLFIANTHDHILCFSNRGRVYSVKVYEVPQGSRNSRGRPIVNIFPLQDGEKITVVLPVKEFSADKFVFMGTALGTVKKTPLEAFGRVLRKGIIAVGLDDGDYLIGAAITDGQHDVMLFSDSGKAVRFDENDVRPMGREARGVRGMQLEDGQSVIALLVAGDEQQSVLTATENGYGKRTPITEYTRHGRGTKGMIAIQTSERNGKVVAATLVDQEAQIMLITNTGVLIRTRVSEIREMGRATQGVTLISLDEGTKLSGLQQVAEAEADIDVEGDTEGPAEGDNGGEDGGAA encoded by the coding sequence ATGCGCCGTTCGTATCTCGATTACGCGATGAGCGTGATCGTGGGGCGTGCGCTTCCCGATGTTCGCGATGGCCTGAAGCCGGTGCACCGGCGCGTGCTGTACGCGATGCACGAACTGAATAACGACTGGAACCGGGCTTACAAGAAGTCGGCGCGTATTGTCGGCGACGTAATCGGTAAATATCACCCGCACGGCGACACGGCTGTATACGACACCATCGTCCGGATGGCGCAGAATTTCTCGCTGCGCTACATGCTGGTGGACGGTCAGGGCAACTTCGGTTCGGTCGACGGCGACAACGCCGCGGCGATGCGGTACACCGAAATCCGCATGGCAAAGATCGGCCACGAACTGCTGGCCGACATCGACAAGGAAACGGTCGACTTCACGCCGAACTACGACGGCAGCGAAAACGAACCGGCCATCCTGCCGGCGCGTATTCCCAATCTGCTGATCAATGGCTCGTCCGGTATCGCGGTCGGCATGGCGACCAACATCCCGCCGCACAACCTCAACGAGGTTGTCGACGCGTGTCAGCATCTGCTGAAAAACCCGGAAGCCACGATCGACGAACTGATCGAGATCATCCCGGCGCCTGACTTCCCGACCGCCGGCATCATCTATGGCGTGGCCGGCGTGCGCGACGGCTATCGCACCGGCCGCGGCCGCGTGGTGATGCGCGCGCTCACACACTTCGAGGAAATCGACCGCGGTCAGCGCATGTCGATCATCGTCGACGAGTTGCCGTACCAGGTGAACAAGCGCTCGCTTCTGGAGCGTATCGCCGAGTTGGTCAACGAGAAGAAGCTCGAAGGCATCTCCGACATCCGCGACGAATCCGACAAGAGCGGCATGCGCGTCGTGATCGAGCTGAAGCGCGGTGAAGTGCCGGAAGTCGTGCTCAACAATCTGTATAAGGCGACCCAGCTTCAGGACACCTTCGGCATGAACATGGTCGCGCTGGTCGACGGCCAGCCGAAGCTGCTGAACCTGAAGGAAATGCTGGCGTGCTTCCTGTCGCATCGCCGGGAAGTGCTGACGCGGCGCACTGTATACGAACTGCGCAAGGCCCGTGAACGTGGTCACGTGCTCGAAGGCCTGGCGGTGGCGCTCGCCAACATCGACGAGTTCATCGCGATCATCAAGGCCGCGCCGACTCCGCCGATCGCCAAGCAGGAATTGATGGCGCGTCCGTGGGATTCGTCGCTGGTGCGCGAAATGTTGTCGCGCGCCGAGACGGAAAACGCATCGGCCGGTGGTCGTGAGGCGTATCGCCCTGACGGTTTGAATCCGTCCTTCGGTATGCAGTCCGACGGTCTGTACCGCTTGTCCGACACTCAGGCTCAGGAAATCTTGCAGATGCGTCTGCAACGCCTGACGGGTCTGGAGCAGGACAAGATCATCGGCGAGTACCGCGAAGTGATGGCGCAAATCGCCGACCTGCTGGACATTCTGGCTCGCCCGGAACGCATTACGGCGATCATTGTCGACGAACTCACGTCGATCAAAGCCGAATTCGGCGACGCGCGCCGCTCGAAGATCGAGCTGAACGCAACCGAGCTGAACACCGAAGACCTGATCACGCCGCAAGAGATGGTCGTGACCATGTCGCACGCAGGCTATGTGAAATCGCAGCCGCTGTCCGAATATAGTGCGCAGAAGCGGGGTGGCCGCGGCAAACAGGCCACGGCGATGAAAGAAGACGACTGGATCGACACGCTGTTCATCGCGAACACGCACGATCACATTCTGTGCTTCTCGAATCGTGGCCGCGTGTACAGCGTGAAGGTCTACGAAGTGCCGCAAGGTTCGCGGAATTCACGCGGTCGTCCGATCGTCAATATCTTCCCGCTTCAGGACGGCGAAAAGATTACGGTTGTCTTGCCGGTCAAGGAATTCTCGGCTGACAAATTCGTCTTTATGGGCACCGCGTTAGGAACTGTAAAAAAGACGCCGTTAGAAGCCTTTGGCCGCGTGTTGCGCAAGGGTATTATTGCGGTCGGTCTGGATGACGGCGACTACCTGATCGGCGCCGCCATTACGGACGGCCAGCATGACGTGATGCTGTTCTCGGATTCCGGCAAGGCGGTGCGTTTCGATGAGAACGACGTCCGTCCGATGGGCCGCGAGGCGCGCGGTGTACGCGGCATGCAGCTCGAAGACGGCCAGAGCGTGATTGCGTTGCTGGTGGCCGGCGACGAGCAGCAGTCGGTGCTGACCGCAACCGAAAACGGCTACGGCAAGCGCACGCCGATCACCGAGTACACGCGTCACGGGCGCGGCACGAAGGGGATGATCGCAATCCAGACGTCGGAGCGTAATGGCAAGGTCGTCGCCGCCACGCTGGTGGATCAGGAAGCGCAGATCATGCTGATCACCAATACGGGCGTGCTGATTCGTACGCGCGTATCGGAAATTCGAGAAATGGGACGCGCAACCCAAGGTGTTACACTCATCAGCCTCGATGAAGGGACGAAGCTTTCAGGTCTGCAACAGGTTGCTGAGGCGGAAGCGGATATTGATGTGGAAGGCGACACCGAAGGTCCTGCCGAAGGCGACAACGGCGGTGAAGACGGTGGTGCGGCCTGA
- a CDS encoding phosphoserine aminotransferase apoenzyme, with product MRVFNFSAGPAAMPEEVLRHAADEMLNWQGSGMSVMEMSHRGKEFMSIHEEALVDLRDLLDVPASHRILFLQGGGLGENAIVPMNLMGAKARADFVVTGSWSQKSFKEAQKYGTAHLAASGQTAEGFTRAPARSEWQLSDDPAYVHLCTNETIHGVETFEIPDLGNIPLVADASSHILSRPMDIAKYGVLFGGAQKNIGMAGVTVVIVREDMLDRAQAICPSAFEWKTVAENNSMYNTPPTYAIYIAGLVFKWLKKQGGLAAMEARNLEKSKLLYDAIDSSDFYLNKVERGSRSRMNVPFFLADESRNEDFLAGAKARGMVQLKGHKSVGGMRASIYNAVPLEGVKALVEYMKEFEQRSA from the coding sequence ATGCGCGTCTTTAATTTCTCCGCCGGCCCCGCTGCCATGCCCGAAGAAGTGCTGCGTCACGCAGCCGACGAGATGCTCAATTGGCAGGGCAGTGGCATGAGCGTGATGGAAATGAGCCATCGCGGCAAAGAATTCATGTCGATCCATGAGGAAGCGCTCGTCGATCTGCGCGATCTGCTCGACGTGCCGGCAAGTCACCGGATTTTGTTCCTGCAGGGCGGCGGGCTGGGTGAAAACGCGATCGTGCCGATGAATCTGATGGGCGCGAAAGCGCGCGCGGATTTCGTCGTGACCGGTTCGTGGTCGCAGAAATCGTTCAAGGAAGCGCAAAAGTACGGCACGGCGCATCTTGCCGCGAGCGGCCAGACCGCCGAGGGCTTCACGCGCGCGCCGGCGCGCTCGGAATGGCAACTGTCGGACGATCCGGCGTACGTGCATCTGTGCACCAACGAGACCATTCACGGCGTCGAGACGTTCGAGATTCCCGATCTCGGCAACATTCCGCTGGTGGCGGACGCCTCGTCGCACATCCTGTCGCGCCCGATGGACATCGCCAAATACGGCGTGCTGTTCGGCGGCGCGCAGAAGAACATCGGCATGGCGGGGGTGACCGTCGTGATCGTGCGCGAAGACATGCTGGATCGCGCGCAAGCGATCTGCCCGTCGGCGTTCGAGTGGAAAACCGTCGCCGAGAACAATTCGATGTACAACACGCCGCCCACCTACGCGATTTATATCGCGGGGCTGGTGTTCAAGTGGTTGAAGAAGCAGGGCGGCCTTGCCGCGATGGAAGCGCGTAACCTCGAAAAATCGAAGCTGTTGTACGACGCGATCGATTCGAGCGACTTCTATCTGAACAAGGTTGAGCGTGGCTCGCGCTCGCGGATGAACGTACCGTTTTTCCTCGCCGACGAGTCGCGCAACGAAGATTTCCTGGCCGGCGCGAAAGCGCGGGGAATGGTGCAGCTAAAGGGCCACAAGTCCGTCGGCGGCATGCGGGCGTCGATTTATAACGCCGTCCCGCTCGAAGGCGTCAAGGCGCTTGTCGAATACATGAAGGAATTCGAACAGCGCAGCGCCTGA